The DNA segment GAGAGGCTATGAATTTATTAAAAAGAATAGCAAGCATTTCAGCTTTATGTTCTTTAATTATTGTTAGTTCTAGTGCTAATGATGATTTAGTGAAAAAAGGTGAAAAAATTTTTATGACAAATACAAAAGGTAACTGTTTGGCTTGTCATGCTGCAAATGGAAAAGAGATTGATGGACCAGGTAATATGGGACCAAAATTACAATTTTTAGCATTATGGTCAGAAGAAGCTTTATATGATAAAGTTTTTGATCCATCAACAGGAAATCCAATTACAGCAATGCCTGCATTTGGAAGAAATGGTTGGTTAAGCCCAGATGAAATTAAAGCAGTAGTTGCTTATTTAAAAACAATAAATTAAAAAAAGGAAAAAATCATGTTAAATAGAAGAAATTTTTTAGGATTAGGATTAGGTGTATTAGCTGCTGCTACAGTTCCAGCTCAATTAAGTGCTGAGGATTTTAGAAAAAGTAAACCAAAAGCATGGACTGCAACAAAAGTTGACGAAGCAATTAAAGAAATTTTTGGAACAAGTACAACAACTGAAGGTGGAATTAATTTAAAAGCTCCAGAAATTGCAGAAAATGGTGCAGTTGTTCCTGTATCTTTTGATACAGAATTAAAAGCAAGTAAAATTGCAGTATTCCAAGATGCAAATCCTGAAAGTGCAGTTGCAGTATTTACTGTAAATGATAATATGGTATTAGATTATGCATTCAGAATTAAAATGGCAAAAACTGGTAAAGTAACAGTAGTTGCTGAAGTTGGTGGAAAATTGCATTCTGTAACTAAAGAAATTAAGGTTACTATGGGTGGATGTGGAGGTTGATATTGTCAACTAATTCACAGATAAATTTTAAAAATAAATAATATATAAATAATTAAGAAAAGGACATTAAAATGGCAACTACAAAAATTAAAGCAAAATTAGACAAAAATGGTGTTGTTGAGGTTAAAGCATTAGCATCTCACGATATGTTAAGTTATCAAGAAGCTGAAAGAGCTAAAAAAGAAGCTAACTTTATTACTTATGTAATTGCAAAAGTTGGTGAGAAAGTAGTTTACGAAGCTTCTACAAGTCAATTTTTATCAAAAGATCCATACTTTAAATTTTCATTTAAAGGTGCAAATGCAGGTGATGAATTAAGTTTCACTTGGACAGATTTAAAAGGGAATACAGATACAACTACTGAAAAAATCAAATAATTTGATTTAAATTTTAAAAGGAGAGAAAACATGTTTTCTAAAATAGTTAAATCTTCTGCTATCTTATTATTTGCAGCAACTACACTAAGTGCTGCAAATTTTAATGCTGGTGCAGAAAAAGATAGAATAGAAGCTATTAAATATTTTGAAGCTAAATTTGAAGATCCAGCGAAAAATTTAAATAGATTTTTTCCGTACTCAGATGAGCAAGAATTAGCAACAAAATATGAAAAAGGTCTTAAGCATATGGACTTCAATATCGGAAGTTATGCCTATGCAAAAGATGCAAAAGAACAGTATGAAGCTTTAAAAGAGATGCCACCATATGAAGAGGCAATTGAAAAAGGTGAAGAACTTTATACTAAAAAATTTGCGAATGGAAATTCATTACAAACATGTTTTCCTGATTTAACAA comes from the Aliarcobacter cibarius genome and includes:
- the soxX gene encoding sulfur oxidation c-type cytochrome SoxX codes for the protein MNLLKRIASISALCSLIIVSSSANDDLVKKGEKIFMTNTKGNCLACHAANGKEIDGPGNMGPKLQFLALWSEEALYDKVFDPSTGNPITAMPAFGRNGWLSPDEIKAVVAYLKTIN
- the soxY gene encoding thiosulfate oxidation carrier protein SoxY; translated protein: MLNRRNFLGLGLGVLAAATVPAQLSAEDFRKSKPKAWTATKVDEAIKEIFGTSTTTEGGINLKAPEIAENGAVVPVSFDTELKASKIAVFQDANPESAVAVFTVNDNMVLDYAFRIKMAKTGKVTVVAEVGGKLHSVTKEIKVTMGGCGG
- the soxZ gene encoding thiosulfate oxidation carrier complex protein SoxZ, with protein sequence MATTKIKAKLDKNGVVEVKALASHDMLSYQEAERAKKEANFITYVIAKVGEKVVYEASTSQFLSKDPYFKFSFKGANAGDELSFTWTDLKGNTDTTTEKIK